The window TAATTGCCACCTGTCGCCTACCTGCCCAAGGAGGAGGAGTACGATCAATGACGTAGGAAAACTGTCATGTCGAGGTTCTAACTTGGATATTTAGGCTTCATTAGGTAGGTGGTTAGAACCATGTCACATACCGAGTCGCACCCCAAGTCGCCAGCACAAAATCCGCGAGTAGCTGACGGCACGAATGAGATGCGAGCAGCACTAAAATCGCTGCTGTTCTTGCGCAGAAAAATGCAGAGTGCAGCAGACTCCGCCATTGACCTTTCACACATCCACCCGGACTACCATTCCAGCGCAGTCAATCTGCTCAGCTACCTGGCCCTTCGACGGCACGATATCCGATTGCCGCAAAAACAGCTGGCTGGATTAGGGCTGTCATCTTTAGGCCGCTGTGAAGCGGATGTTCTGGGTTCTGTTGACCGGATAATTAATCTGCTGCAACGCGTTACGTCGGGTGAAGAGCATTCTGTCCTTCCGGTGATGGCTCCATCGACGGCACTTGATTCATCCTCATTGCTGGATCACGGATTGGCACTTTTCGGTTCTCATCCCAAGGCCAGAGCAGTCCGTATCATGGTGACCATGCCCAGTGGAGCAGCTGACGATTATCGAATGGTAGAAAGCCTGCTTGCGGCAGGGATGGATTGCCAGCGAATCAATTGTGCCCATGACGATCCAGACACATGGCTACAAATGATTGAGCATTTACGTACCGCGAGTAAGAGACTCGGAAAACCCTGCCAAGTGGTTATGGACCTTGCCGGCCCCAAGCTGCGAACGGGGCCCATAGCCCTTCGGCCGCCCGTGATGAAGATCCGGCCAGCGCGTGATTCATCCGGCAACGTGAAAAAGCCAGGCCAGGCCCATTTGATCAGCGATGCGAATCACCTTGGCAACGACTGCATACTGCTGCCACAAAAATGGCTTCGGCATATCGAGGTCGACGATGTGCTGAAGTTTCGTGACTCCAGGGGTTCAAAGCGTGAAATGAGAGTATCTGAAGCTGATGACTTTGGTTGCTGGGTAGAACTTCACAGGACCGCTTACGTCGTGCCGGGGACAGCCCTGAAGCTGAAGGCACCTCGTGGCCGCAAGCCATCGGCGAAGGTCCTGGCAGTTCATCCTCAACCTCAGACAATCAGGCTCCACGAAGATGATCTGCTAGTGCTGTGTCAGGAGAATCTCGAAGGGCTCGCGGCCAGCTACGATGATGACGGCAATCTGATTTCGCCGGCACGCATCAGTTGCAACTCATCGGCCATATTTGAAACAGCGGTGGTGGGTGATCCCATCTGGTTTGATGACGGCAAGATCGGTGGGGTGATCGTCGCCAGACAGACCGATGCGCTAGAGATCAAAGTCCACCATGCCCCTGATGGCGTGAAGCTCAAAGCTGACAAAGGCATAAACCTACCGGCGACCGATCTTAAACTTGGCGCACTTTCCGACGATGACATCACAGCCTTAGAATTTGCCAGCCAACACGCCGACATCGTCGAACTCTCGTTCGCTAACGAAGCGAAGGATGTCACCGCCCTGCTCGGTCATCTTGAGAGGTTGAATTCGAACAGTCTCGGGATCGTACTCAAAATAGAAACCCGCCGTGGTTTCGAAAATCTCCCCGAGCTACTACTGGCAGGGATGCGTAGTCCGCGCCTAGGCGTGATGATCGCGCGCGGCGATCTCGCTGTGGAAACAGGATTTGAGCGCACAGCTGAGTTACAAGAAGAAATGCTCTGCCTCTGTGAGGCAGCACATGTCCCCGTCATCTGGGCCACTCAGGTACTCGAAACCTTAGCAAAAACCGGCGCACCTACGCGCGCAGAGATTACCGATGCGGCCATGGGTGTTCGAGCCGAATGCGTGATGCTGAACAAAGGGCGGCACATCCTCAAGGCCATCGCCACCCTTGATGACCTGCTCAAGCGAATGCAAAACCATCACGACAAAAAGCGAGACATGATGAGGAAACTCAACGTAGCGCGGCTGCCCACACAATTAGGCTGATTTGTACAGCCTCTACCAAGCTGCGCTCAGCCAATTCGAGCAGTAATGTCTTTCGTCTAAGGCCGACAAAGTCGAATGACTGCAATGGGTCGATTCTGATGAAAAAGTCGGCTTCGGTTTTCACGGCAGAAAAGTACGCGTGTGAGATTGAAATCCTGAATCTTCGCAGAGGTTTTCGGGCCGAGATTTCACATAGCAGCGAGCTAAAAAGGCGCTTCCACCGATCAATGTTCCGGCATTTTTGGAAAACCGACTTTTTCAACAGAATCGGTCGTTTTCTGCCCGTCGCGAGAGGCAGAAAACGGCCGATTGTGTTGAAAAAGTCGGTGCTTCCAGACTGCCCGCGTACTGACTGCTGAAAACGCCTTTTTTGCGCGCAGCTACGAGAAATCTTAACCCGGAACCCTCTGCTCAAAGTAAAGATTTCAATCTCAAGCGCGTACTTTTCTGCCGTGGAATCCATGGCCGACTTTTTCAACAGAATCGGCCAAAAGCAATGGGATGGACTCCTCCTCACTTCGGCATCTTGAGTGCCAGACTGAAGGTGCGAACCACAGTCAACAGTGAGAAGGAGTCCACACATGAAGTTTATGCGCATTGGGGTCGACCTGGCCAAGAACGTGTTTCAGATCCACGGTGTGGATTGCCATGAGCAGCCGGTCTGGCGGCAGCGGCTGCCACGTGATCGCTGGCTTCAAACGGTGCTGGAAAAGGTCGAACCTGGTTGTGAGATCGGCATGGAGAGTTGCGGTGGGGCCCATCATTGGGCGCGGCAACTCGAAGCTCGCGGATTTAGAGTCAAGCTGATCGCCCCCCAGTTCGTTAAACCTTATGTCAAAAGCAACAAGAACGACGCGAACGATGCCGAGGCGATCTGCGAAGCGATGAGCCGTCCCAGCATGCGCTTCGTCGCCATCAAGACGATCGAACAACAGGATATCCAGGCGACGCATCGCATCCGGGCCGGCTTAATCGAACAGCGGACGGCCAAAGCCAATCAGATCCGTGGGCTGGTTGCCGAGTACGGCCTCGTTGCACCGAAGGAATTACTGATGCTGCGTCGTGCGATCCCGTGCTGGCTAGAAGATGCGGATAACGGTTTGACGGCACGCTTTCGTCGTCTGCTGGATGGCTTGTGGGACGACCTTCGTGCGCTGGATGAACGCGTATGCAAACTCGACGGCGAGATCACTGCGATCGCGGCAAGCGAGCCGTCCGCCGTCCGTCTTCAACAGCTGCGCGGCGTCGGCCCAATGATCGCCACAGCGCTCGTCGTCGCTCTCGGTGATGCCCGTCAGTTTGCCAATGGCCGACAGTTTGCCGCCTCGCTGGGACTGACACCGAGGCAACACAGTTCTGGTGGTAAGGATCGATTGCTCGGTATCAGCAAGCGCGGTGATGCGTATCTGCGAACATTAATGGTGCATGGCGCACGCTCGGCGCTACGCACAGCCAAATCTAAAGAGGATCGACTCAGCCAGTGGGCCGTTCGTTTAGCCGAGCGATCGCATCCCAATGTGGCCGCTATTGCGCTGGCCAACAAAACTGCACGCATGGCTTGGGCGATGCTGCGTCACGGCACTGATTACCAACCGGATCAGGCAGCGGCCTGATCTATTTACCCGACGTGTTCCACGTGAGAAACAACTCTTAACCACGATTGCAAAGCAACCTGAACTATGGCAAACCGGTCGAACCGGCGTCGGCAAAACCCTCTAATGTCTAAGTGCGAAAAGCACGAAAAAGCAATCGGGAGCTGACGCGCGAATAGCCCATCATGGCCCTGCATCGAAACGTTGCCGTATTTAGAGGCCGAATATACGTGTGCAGTCGGCACGGGCGCCAAAGCAACGGGGCTTGCAATGAGGAGGAGTCCATATACGGACGTTCCAACTACGTCTGCTTCTGGTCAAAAGCCGCGTACCGGCTGTGTCTAAGAAGTAAGTTGCGATTCAATGGGATGGACTCCTATTCACCTCAATATTTTAATTATCAGGCAGAAGGGGCGAACCACAGTCACAGTGAGAAGGAGTCCACACATGAAGCTAATGCGCATTGGGGGCGACTTGGCTAAAAACGCGTTCAGAACCAATCCACTGCGCTGATCACCCTATCGCAGTCGTTGGCTAGATAGTCACGGTTAAATCCACTGTGTAGATGTGATTTCCAGACTGGCAGTTAACGGGATGCCTCTGCACCAACCAGACCTCCCGGAGCTGCTTGGAGTTTGAGGTCGCGTCGGGCTTCCTCCCAGGTATCGTACTGGTCTGACGTTAGGATCTTGTTAAGAGTTGGCGTGTGCTTACCTTCCCAGTTAAGTGACATGAGGCAAACCTTGGCGGCGGCCTCCCGCGCTTCCCGTGCAATCTCGGCATCTACCCAAGCTTTCCAGGGCAGGACCTCCGTCCACCCGTATTCTGCGAAATTGCACCCTACTTGACCACCCAAGCGCACAGCTAATGACCACCTATTTGCATTCGACCTGACCAGTCATTTTGATTGGATTTGGCTAGGTCAGTTGTACTGATCTCAAACTTGCGACGATAGTCAGTGGTGGAGTCGCTGGATAACTAGCGATTTTCAACCCCACTACCATTGAAGCCAGCGCGGTCCGAGCAGCGCACCGATAACGGTTGGTATCAACATGCCAAGCAAGTACCAGACGCCCCAGAACGGGACTTCCATTTCAGGGCAATGCAGGCAATAGGCAATGGTAGCCATCGCCCCTGAAAGCAGTCCGCCGCAGGCGCCGGCCAGTCTCAGGCGAGTGGGTGCCAACCCGCGCAGCGCCCAAAAGACCGCAATGAACCCCGGAATCGAAAGCAAGGTGATGTTCAGCGAACACACGCGCCAGGTTTTACCGAAGATCATCGAAGCACGTCCGTCAGGGGCTGCTGTCATCAGGACATAGAGGGCGCCCGCCCACACCGCTGCAACCGCAGCAATGACCAGCAGTTGTCCGGCGCCTGGCGAAAGTCCGGGCCTCGCCAGGCGCACAACCTGGCTCAACGCGCCGACCATCAGGCACAGGGGCAAGGCAATCTTTGCCCAGAAAATCGGAGTTGCCGCCACTTCAGCCAGATCCGGACGTGCGCCAAACATGACCATCACCAGCAAGAAGGCCGTTATCAGACCGACCAGCACCGCGACGCCGAAACGCTTTACGAGCGCATGCCGGTCGACCGGTGTAACCCCGGTCGCCAGCATGGAAATAAGATCGTCAGTTTTCATCGTGTACCTCTAATCCTGTCGGCCAACGCCTTAAGCCCGCGATGGATGCCAATCTTTACCGCTGACTCCGAAAGCCCGGTCATTTGCGCGGACTCGGCGACCGACAAGCCTTCAAGCTTCACCTGCTGGATCGGCAAGCGCTGCCGCTCAGGCAGTTGCTCAAGTAACTTGCCGAGGTCGCGATGGGCCTGCTCCGGCTCCAGATGCGGCTCGGCAAACAGCTCCGCCACATCGTCGAGCGAGTCATTGAGTAGTTCATGGCGTGATCTGCCTCGAAAAAAATCTGTGAGCTTGTAGCGGGCTATGGCAAAAACCCACGCCGTCAGTGGCTGATCTGCCAGGTACGTGTTGCGGCTGTTATGAACAGCCAGCAAAACCTCTTGCAGCAAATCCTCGACTTCACCTGGTTGTCGTTGGAGTTTCGCCCGCAGAAAGCCGCGTATATGACCACTTAATTCCGACATGAATACACGGTAAGCCTGTTCGTCTCCCTTTAAACCGGCGAGGAACAGGGTCTGAAGATGCATCTCCCGGCTGCGCAATGCGTCGTTATGTGTAGTTCGTTCCATCGTCTGCTCTAGTTACACGAAGGGAAAAAATATTTCGTACCTACATGATGACGCCAGCGCTAATGACGAGCAGCGGATCATGCTAGCGCTCAAGGGCATAAGGCAACCAGCGGATTTATTTTGCGATTCTGAAAAATATTTTGCGATGCCTGTAACCGGATATGAAATCTCAGCGAACTACTTTTCGGATCGCAAGCACAGCGCACTCCTGCACTGATGCGACGCCCCCTCATCATGACCCCGGAGAATAACCATGAACAATCTGAAACTCGCCGCCCTCGCCGTTGCTTTCTCTTCCTTCGCAGCTGGTGCTATCGCCGCCGAGACCCCAGCCGCAGCCGGCGCCATGGAAAAATGTTACGGCGTCGCCCTGGCCGGTCAGAACGATTGCAAAGCCGGTGCAGGCACCACCTGTGCGGGCAGCGCCAAAATGGACTACCAGGCTAACGCCTGGAAAAACGTCCCGGTAGGGACTTGCACTTCCATCAAGACCCCAAAAGGCATGGGCACTTTGGCACCGAAGTAACTTCCACACCACGGGGCACACGCCAATCATGAAGAATCAAATCCAGATAGGGGCCGGACTCGGCCTCAAACCGAACCACTATCAGGACGCCTTCGACTGCACAGACGAGGGGCTCTGGTTCGAAGTTCATCCGGAAAACTACATGGTCGGTGGTGGCCCCCGTTTGGCATGGCTGGAGGCGATTGGTAGCCGACATCCACTGTCGTTGCACGGTGTATCACTCTCGTTGGCGGCCGATTGTGCGCCGGACGCAGAGCACTTGAAGCGTCTAAAAGAACTCGCTGACCGCATTCAACCCGTATTGGTTTCCGAGCATCTGGCCTGGTCGGCCTGGCGCGGCCAGTACCATCCCGATCTGCTGCCATTTCCCCGCACAGGCGAGGCATTGCGGCGCATAACCCGCAATATCCAACGCACACAAGAGGCGCTTGGGCGTCGAATCGCGATTGAAAACCCGACCCATTATTTACAACTCGATCTCCATGACTACAGCGAACTCGATTTTCTGACTGAGTTGAGTGAGAGGACTGGCTGCGGCTTGTTGCTGGACGTCAACAACGTGCACATCAGTGCGCACAACCTGGGTTTTAACGCCGCCGATTATCTGGATGCCTTTGCGGCCGACGCCAT is drawn from Pseudomonas sp. 31-12 and contains these coding sequences:
- a CDS encoding pyruvate kinase, which gives rise to MSHTESHPKSPAQNPRVADGTNEMRAALKSLLFLRRKMQSAADSAIDLSHIHPDYHSSAVNLLSYLALRRHDIRLPQKQLAGLGLSSLGRCEADVLGSVDRIINLLQRVTSGEEHSVLPVMAPSTALDSSSLLDHGLALFGSHPKARAVRIMVTMPSGAADDYRMVESLLAAGMDCQRINCAHDDPDTWLQMIEHLRTASKRLGKPCQVVMDLAGPKLRTGPIALRPPVMKIRPARDSSGNVKKPGQAHLISDANHLGNDCILLPQKWLRHIEVDDVLKFRDSRGSKREMRVSEADDFGCWVELHRTAYVVPGTALKLKAPRGRKPSAKVLAVHPQPQTIRLHEDDLLVLCQENLEGLAASYDDDGNLISPARISCNSSAIFETAVVGDPIWFDDGKIGGVIVARQTDALEIKVHHAPDGVKLKADKGINLPATDLKLGALSDDDITALEFASQHADIVELSFANEAKDVTALLGHLERLNSNSLGIVLKIETRRGFENLPELLLAGMRSPRLGVMIARGDLAVETGFERTAELQEEMLCLCEAAHVPVIWATQVLETLAKTGAPTRAEITDAAMGVRAECVMLNKGRHILKAIATLDDLLKRMQNHHDKKRDMMRKLNVARLPTQLG
- a CDS encoding IS110 family transposase, with amino-acid sequence MKFMRIGVDLAKNVFQIHGVDCHEQPVWRQRLPRDRWLQTVLEKVEPGCEIGMESCGGAHHWARQLEARGFRVKLIAPQFVKPYVKSNKNDANDAEAICEAMSRPSMRFVAIKTIEQQDIQATHRIRAGLIEQRTAKANQIRGLVAEYGLVAPKELLMLRRAIPCWLEDADNGLTARFRRLLDGLWDDLRALDERVCKLDGEITAIAASEPSAVRLQQLRGVGPMIATALVVALGDARQFANGRQFAASLGLTPRQHSSGGKDRLLGISKRGDAYLRTLMVHGARSALRTAKSKEDRLSQWAVRLAERSHPNVAAIALANKTARMAWAMLRHGTDYQPDQAAA
- a CDS encoding DUF1109 domain-containing protein, with amino-acid sequence MKTDDLISMLATGVTPVDRHALVKRFGVAVLVGLITAFLLVMVMFGARPDLAEVAATPIFWAKIALPLCLMVGALSQVVRLARPGLSPGAGQLLVIAAVAAVWAGALYVLMTAAPDGRASMIFGKTWRVCSLNITLLSIPGFIAVFWALRGLAPTRLRLAGACGGLLSGAMATIAYCLHCPEMEVPFWGVWYLLGMLIPTVIGALLGPRWLQW
- a CDS encoding sigma-70 family RNA polymerase sigma factor; protein product: MERTTHNDALRSREMHLQTLFLAGLKGDEQAYRVFMSELSGHIRGFLRAKLQRQPGEVEDLLQEVLLAVHNSRNTYLADQPLTAWVFAIARYKLTDFFRGRSRHELLNDSLDDVAELFAEPHLEPEQAHRDLGKLLEQLPERQRLPIQQVKLEGLSVAESAQMTGLSESAVKIGIHRGLKALADRIRGTR
- a CDS encoding DUF2282 domain-containing protein encodes the protein MNNLKLAALAVAFSSFAAGAIAAETPAAAGAMEKCYGVALAGQNDCKAGAGTTCAGSAKMDYQANAWKNVPVGTCTSIKTPKGMGTLAPK
- a CDS encoding DUF692 domain-containing protein, translated to MKNQIQIGAGLGLKPNHYQDAFDCTDEGLWFEVHPENYMVGGGPRLAWLEAIGSRHPLSLHGVSLSLAADCAPDAEHLKRLKELADRIQPVLVSEHLAWSAWRGQYHPDLLPFPRTGEALRRITRNIQRTQEALGRRIAIENPTHYLQLDLHDYSELDFLTELSERTGCGLLLDVNNVHISAHNLGFNAADYLDAFAADAIMEIHLAGFTKDPGESTLLIDSHDAPVAEDVWSLYHRLIERIGQRPTLIERDDHIPAFDVLLAERNRAQTLLNLGQNLQLKVAI